A window of Gallaecimonas kandeliae genomic DNA:
CTCCCAGCAGGGCGCAGATGCCGGCCACTATGGGGGCTATGGTGGCCGAGGCCACCAGCACCCGCTCCCCGGCCGCCCGGTGCGCCTCCAGGGCCGCCATGGCCTGGGGCCTGACCTTGGGCAGCACCTCTTCCCTGGCGAAGGCCTCGACCCAGGCCGCCACCTCGGCCACCGACTTGCCGGCCAGGGGGCTGATGATGAACTCGAGATACTGGGCCACCGGCAGGGCGCCGGCCACGTAGAGGCGGTGCCAATGGGCGAGCTGACCCTCCAGGTCAGCCACCTGCCAGAGGCCCTGGCGGTGGGCCCAGAGGCCGAAACCATTGGCGCTGTCGGTGTCGATAAGGGTGTGGTCCAGGTCGAAGACGGCGACCCTGTTGGCTTGGTTCACGCAACGGCTCCGTGAAGGTAAGGGGCCCCATCTTAACTTGGCAGGGGCAAAAGAAAAGGCGGGCCAGGCCCGCCTTTTCCGTCAGCCGAAGGTCTTGGCCAGGCCTTCGATGCGGGCCGTGTTCTGGCTGAGTTGCAGGCCGCTCTGCTCCAACTCGTCCATGGCGCTGGAGGTGCTTTCCGCCAGTTCCTTGAGGCGCAGTATGTTGTCGTTGACCTCTGTGGCCACGGCGCCCTGTTCCTCGGCGGCGGTGGCGATCTGGGCGGCCAGGTCGTTGATGTCGGCCACCCGCTTGAAGATGTCGTCCAGGGTCAGGGTCACCTCCTGGGTGCCATCCACGCAGCTCTGGGCGTGCTCGCGGTTGCGGTCCATCAGGTCACGCCAGGAGTCGAGCATGCGGCGCATGCCGGTGAGGCTGGTGCGGATGTCGCCGGCGGACTGCTGGGTGCGGGAGGACAGGGCCCGCACTTCGTCGGCCACCACCGCGAAGCCGCGGCCGTGCTCGCCGGCCCTGGCCGCCTCTATGGCGGCGTTGAGGGCCAGCAGGTTGGTCTGGTCGGCGATGCCTTCGATCTCGCCCATGATGGCGGTGACCTTCTCGGTCTCCTTCTGCAACGCCAGGGCGGCGCGGGCGGATTCTTCCACGTCGCTCTGCAGCTTGTTGATGCGGCCGGAGGAGTCCTTGAGGGCGCTGCGGGCCGTGTGGCACTGCTGGTGGGTGTCGCGCACCTCGTCAGAGGTGTTCTGGCTGGAGCGGGCTATCTCCTGGATGGTGGTGGTGAGCTGGTTGATGGCCACCGCCATCTTGTTGGCCTCATCCTCCTGGGCCTGCACCTCGCCGCGGGTATGAGTGACGTGGCGCACCAGGTCGTCTGAGACCTGGGTCAGGGCATGGGTGGCGTCCTTGGTGCGGCCCAGCACGGCGCCGTTGCGGGACCAGTTCATCATGGCGTCGAAGCGCATGCCGCTGCCGAAGCCGTTGCCGACGTAGATGGCCTGGGACAGCTTGAGGTCATGGTAGGCGCTGGCCTGTTCGTCCAGTTTCCACAGGGGGCGCAGCCAGGCGAAGATGCCGAGGGAGGCGACCAGGCCGCCCAGGCCTGTAGCGATGGCGGCCGTCCAACCGAAGGCCAGCAGGGCAATGAGGCTCAGGGCCGCTACCGGCAGGCCGCCGTAGAGGTAGCCGCGCAGATCCACCAGGCGCTTGACGGTTTCACCCTTGTTGATGCGGGCATAGGCCTTCTCGGCCTTCTCCACCAAGTGGCGGCTGGGCTTGCGGCGCACCGACTGGTAGCCGACGCAATGCTTGCCTTCCATGATGGGGGTGACATAGGCGTCCACCCAGTAGAAACGGCCATCCTTGCAGCGGTTCTTGACCAGGCCGCGCCAGGGGCGACCCGCCTTGAGTTTGGTCCAAAGATCCTGGAAGGCCGCTTCCGGCATGTCGGGATGGCGCACCAGGTTGTGGGGCTGGCCCAGCAATTCTTCTTCGCTGAAGCCGGCAACCTTGATGAAGACGTCGTTGGCATAGGTGATGATGCCGCGGAGGTCTGTCGTCGATACCAGTTCTTCGTGATCGGAGAAAAGGACTTCACTGTCGACAACAGGCAAATTTCTACGCATGGGGCAAGGTCCCTGTCCATTGGTGCTTTGTTATCGGCCAAAGGTCCGCACCCTTTAGCCTTAGGGTTCATAAGGATAAGGGAAATGCCCTGGCCTTTGAAAGACGGCGCGCCAGGGCGCCGCCCGGACGGGGCCACCGCTTATTGGTTGAGTTCGTCCCAGCGCCAGTACTTGGCGGCCCCTATGGTGGCTTGGAGGGCGACGCCGGAATCGGTGAGCTGGTAGCTGGTGACGTCGAGATCCACCGACTGGTTGGCGGCCGCCTCGCCGCCGCTGTTGTTGGCCTTGGCGGTGGCCTCGGCCTGGGCGCTGGCGTCCCAGCCGTGGTCGCGGAACCACTCGAAGTCCTTCTGTTTCTTGAAGATCAGCACTTGCCGGTAGTCCTTGATGCCGAGACCCAGGCCGATACCGCCTGCCGCCATGCGCATGTAGGTGTGGTGGCCGGCCCTGTCGGTGAGGACCCCGTAACCGCCGGAGGTGGAGAGCAGGATCAGGTTCTGGTTGGCCAGGTCGAAGACGCCGTAGCCGTAGGCGGCGGCCACCTTGGCGCGGGCGGCCGGATGGGCCTGGTAGAGCCGGGTCAGGGTCTGGTCGCGCATGGCCAGCACCGAGTGGCGTTTCTCGGCCGGGGTGTTGCCGGTGCTGGTGCAGGCGGCCAGCAACAGGCACAGCAGGAAGGGCTTGAGGGCTTGCATGGCATGCCTCCTTGGGGAGTCCGCCCTTCACTATAGATGGAGGCCAAGAAAAAAGGCGCCTCGCGGCGCCTTCTGCTCAGTTGAAGCCCTGGCCGTTCAAGGTCACGCCCAGGTAGGCCAGCAGGGCCTTGGGATCCCGGACCCGGTTTTGGAAGGCCGGGGTCATCATGTCGCCAAAGGACAGCTTCTCGGTAGGGGCCGCCTTGACCAGCAGCTGGTGGCCGCCATGGATGAAGTCCGCCAGGGCCTGGCGGTGGGCGTCGCTCAGCAGCGGGTTGCCGTTCACCGCCTGCAGCAGCTGGGCCTGTTGCTTGGCCTTGTCCATGCCGGTGAGCTTGGCCTTGAGGCCGTAGAGGCTGTCCAGCAGGCCCTGGTCCTTGAAGCGCAGGGTCAGGCCCTGGATCTGCAGCTGCTGGAACTTGGGCATCACTTCCTGCATCAAGGCCTGCTCGGTGGCGGCGTCCATGGTTTTGGGATGTTCGCGGTTTTCCTTGCTGTACTGCTGGACCCACTCCAGGAAGGGGGTGGCGCCGGCGGTGTCGAAACTCATCTGGAACTCGCCGAACTCCGGGGCCTGGATCAGGCTGTCGGCGACCAGGGTGCCTTTGGCCTTGTCGAAATGGCTTTCGGAGTGGGCGTCGACCTTGAGCCTGGCCAGCTTGTCTTGGAGCTCGGCAGGGGCCGCGTCCAGCATGGCCTGGCCCAGGGTCAGGCCTTTCAATTCCATGGTGCTGTCGGCGGGCAGCTTGTCGAAGTCGAAGTTGTCGCTGCTGACGCTCTGGATATGGACCAGTTCACCCTGTTCATGGCTGGTGACGGTCAGCCCCTTGAGCTGCCAGCTGTGGGTCAGCAGGTTGACGGAGGCGCCCTGGTACTGGAAGTCCATGCCCTGGGCCTGGAGGTCGGGGCGGCTCTTGTCCAGCTGCGCCTCGAGCTTGGCGGTGGCGTAGTGGTTGGCGCCATAAAGGCCACCGGCGGCGAGGACGGCGACCACGGCGGTGCCGACGAGGATTTTCTTCATGCTGAAGTCCTTTTCCTGAGAATAAAAAAGCGCCCCATGATAGGGGCGCCTCGACGTAAATGCCAGCGCCGTCAGAACACCAGGTGGGCGACGCCGGCGATGACCGGCAGGGTGACCAGGGTGCGAAGGATGAAGATCGCCAGCAGCTCGATGAAGTTGACCGGGATGCGGCTGCCCAGCAGCAGGGCGCCCACCTCGGACAGGTAGATGAGCTGGGTCACCGACATGGCCGCCACCACGAAGCGGGTCATGTCGTTGTCCACGCCCGTTATCAGCACCGAGGGGATGAACATGTCGGCAAAGCCCACCATCACCGTCTTGGAGGCTTCCACCGCTTCCGGTATGCCCAGCAGCTTGAGGTAGGGCACGAAGGGCTTGCCCAGGTATTCGAAGACGGGGCTGTACTCGGCGATCAGCAGCGCCACTGTGCCCACGGCCATCACCACCGGCAAGACCCCCAGCAGCATGTCTACGGCGTTCTTGATGCCGTCGGTCAGCGGTTTCTTGAGGCTGTCGATGTTGTCGGCCCGGTGCAAAGCCCTTTCCAGGCCGAAGCTGAAGACGCCGTGGTGGCCGGGGATACTCTCTTCCTCGCCGGTGCGGGGGGTGCCGCAGATGAAGTGGTCCTGCTTGCCGCGCAGGGGGGGCAGCCGGGGAATGATGATGGCCGCTACCACGCCCGCCAGGCAGATGGCGCCGTAGAAGGGCAGGAAGTAGCTCTCCAGCTTGACCTGGGCCAGCACCACCAGGGAGAAGGTGATGGAGACGGCGGAGAAGGTGGTGCCTATGATGGCCGCTTCCTTCTGGGTGTAGAAGCCGCCTTCGTACTGCTTGCCGGTGAGTAATATGCCGACTGAGCCGTCACCCAGCCAGGAGGCGAAGCAGTCCACGGCGCTGCGCCCCGGCAGCTGGAACACCGGCCTCATGATCTTGGTCATCAGGGTGCCGACGAACTCCAGCAGGCCAAAATCCAGCAGCAGCGGCAGCAGCAGGCCGGCGAAGATGAACACCGAGAAGAGGGTGGGCAGCAGGTCGCCGAACACCAGGCCGCCGGTGCTGTCGCTGAGCAGGGCCGCAGGACCGGTGCCGGTAAAGATGAGCACCGCGAAGACGGCGCCCAAGAGCCGGATCAGCACCCAGGGCCAACTGGGGCAGAAGAGGCCCCTGAGGAAAGGCGAGGCCATGACTTTGGCCGGTTTCGCCAGGGAAAAGACCAGGGTCAGCACGGCCGACAGGCTGATCACCGTCGTCAGCAGTTGCGGCATGATGGCGGCCAGCAGGGCCTTGAAGCTCTTGGCCACCACGGCGATGGCGATGGTGATGTCCCCCTGGTAACGGAGCGGCGTCATGAAGAGGCTGATGCCGATCAGGGAAGGGACGAGGAACATCAAATAGTTGCGAAGCCGCGAGCGCTGGGGCGCCTGGGCTGCGGCTGTGATGGCGTTTTCCATGGGGCTTTACCTGCGGGTCCCGAAAAGAAAGGGCGCAAGTGAAGCACGGCCCAGGCGGCCTGGCAATAGCAGCCTTGGGGCCTGGATCACGGATCTGCCGCTGCTTCCTCGATGCAGTCCAAAGGGCAGACCCTGATGCACTGTGGCTCGGCATAATAGCCCTCGCAGCGGGTGCAGAGGGCCGGGTCTATCTCGAAGATGCTCTCGCCCAATGTGATGGCGCCGTTGGGGCATTCGGGCTCGCACATCTCGCAGTTGATGCACTCCATTGTGATGCGCAGCGCCATCTCAGGCCTCCAGCCGCACCAGCAGGCCCATCTGGCCGTCGGCTCCTTCGGGCCTTGGGATCTGCACCTGGTGGCCGTCCCCCGGTGCCACGGCCATGGGCTCGCCCTTGTGGTTCTGCAGAGTCTCCAGAATGAAGCCGTGGTTGCCCTTGGGGGTCACCAGCAGCAGCTGGTCGCCGAGGGCGAAGCGGTTCTTGACGGCTATTTGCAGCCAACCGCCTTCGTCGCTTGTCACTTCCCCGACGAACTGGTGGGGGGAGCTGGGGGCGCCGCTCTGGTAGTTCTGCATGGCGGCGTCGCCGTGGCGGTTCAAGAAGCCTTCCGTATAGCCGCGGTTGGCCAGGTGCTCAAGATCTTGTAGGTACTGGTCGTCGAAGGGCAGGCCGGCGACGGCGTCGTCGATGGCGCGGCGGTAGATCTGGGCGGTGCGGGCCACATAATAGTGGCTCTTGGTGCGGCCCTCTATCTTCAGGGAATGGACGCCCATGGCGGTGAGGGCCGCCACGTGCTGCACGGCCCGCAGATCCTTGGAGTTGAAGATGTAGCTGCCGTGCTCGTCCTCTTCGGCGGCCATCAGCTCGCCGGGGCGGCTCTTTTCTTCCAGCAGCATCAGCCGGGGCTCGGCCAGCTGCACCGCCTGGCCGCAGCCGTCCTCGCTGGCCGGGGCGGCCTGGTACTGCCAGCGGCAGGCGTTGGTGCAGGCCCCCTGGTTGGGGTCGCGCCTGTTGATGTAGCCCGACAGCAGGCAGCGCCCGGAAAAGGCCATGCACAGGGCGCCGTGGACGAAGACCTCCAGCTCCACATCGGGGCAGCGCTCGCGGATGACGGCTATCTCGTTCAGGGACAGCTCCCGCGACAGTATCACCCGCTCTATGCCTTGCCTGGCCCAGAAGCGGACGCTGGCATGGTTGATGGCGTTGGCCTGCACCGAGAGGTGGATTGGCATCTCGGGGAAGGCTTCGCGCACCAGCATGATGAGGCCGGGGTCGGACATGATGAGGGCGTCCGGGCCCATCTCGATGAGGGGTGCCATGTCCTTGAGGAAGCTGTCGACCTTGGCGTTGTGGGGCTGGATGTTGGCCACCAGGTAGAACTTCTTGCCAAGTTCATGGGCGCGGTCGATGCCGGCCTTTAGGTTGTGGGCGTTGAAGCTGTTGTTGCGCACCCGCAGCGAATAGCGGGGCAGGCCGGCATAGACGGCGTCGGCGCCATAGGCGAAGGCGTATTCCAGGTGTTTGAGGCTGCCGGCGGGGCAGAGCAGTTCCGGGGCTGTCATGGCAAAAAAAGGGCAGGAAAATTAAAGAGGGCGGATGCTAGCGCCGCCCAAGGGAAGTGCATTTGATCTGCCTTAAGGTATAGTGAGATGGCATCCAAAAACCCACTGGCATGGACCCATGGCCAACGAAAATGACTTGCTTGCATCCTTGATCGACAAGATCAAGAAGAATGCCCTGATACTCCCCACACTGCCGGAAGTGGCCCTGCAGGTACGCACTGCCACCGAGAAAAACGAGATCTCCATGGAAGAGCTGGCGGACATCATCCGCCAGGATCCGGCCCTGGCCGCCCGCGTGATCAAGGTCGCCAACAGCGCCCATTACCGCCGCGCCATGCCGGTGGATTCCATCCAAGGCGCCCTGGCGCGCATCGGCATGCAGCAGATCCGTTCCCTGGTGACGGCGGCGGCCATGCAGCAGCTCTTCATCTGCACCCACCCCATCATCGAGGATGTGATGATGGGCGAGTGGGAGGAGAGCGTCTGCGTCTCCTCAGCTGCCTGCCTGCTGCTCAAGGACTACCTGGCCCGCGGCGGCGCCAACCCCAGGAACCTGACGGTGGACGGCGCCCAGCTGTCCGGCCTTATCCATAACATAGGGGTGCTGCCGATACTGGCGGAAGCCGAGGAGATGCCGGACGCCATCACCAGCCCCTACCTGCTCAAGAAGGTGCTCAACCGCCTGGCCCAGCCCCTGGGGCTCAACATACTGCGCAACTGGGGCTTCGGCGAAGACCAGCTCAAGGTGGTGAAATACTGGAAGGACGGGGCCTACGACGCCAGCGAACCCGACTATGCCAGCTTCGTGCGCCTCGGCGCCCTGGCCTGTGGCCTCTTGCAGCGCCATGGCCTGGATACCGAAGCCCTGACCAAGGACGCCGTGGCCAAGGGGTTGCTGCGCAGCGAGACCTACTTCGACGAGCCGGCCTTCACCGAGCCCTTCAACGAGTTGAAGGAAGCCTTCGACCTCTAAATAAAAAACGCGGCCCAGGCCGCGTTTCTTGTCACTGGAGCAAGGCCCGCCTTACGCCAATTGGTCGGCTTCGCCGCCCAGGGCATTGATCAATTCCGGGATGAATTCCTCGAAGGTGCGGGTCATCAGCAGGAAGTCGGCGTCGAGGCGGGCAGCCTTGTCAGCGCCGTCGATGTCGTCGTTCTCTTCCCGCAGCAGGTCGGCGAACTTCACCCTCTTGATGGCCAGGTTCTCGTCCAGCACGAAGGACAGCTTGTCCGGGTAGGACAGGGCCAGCTTGGACACCAGCCGCTGGTTGTCGAGGATGGTGCTGATCTCCTCGTCATTGAGGGCCTGCTTCTTGGTGCGGATCACCCCGCCTTCTTCCAGCAGGGACTTGAACTCGGCCTCGTCTTCCACCTCGAAGGGGGCCGGGGCCTGGGTCTTGAGCCAGTCGGTGAGGCTGGCGGCCACAGGCGTGGCGGCGGCGAGCGGGGTGACCGGCAGGGAGCCGATGGACTTGCGCAGCAGTCCCAGCACTTCCTCGGCGCGGGCGGCGGCGGAGCTGTCCACCACCACCAGGCCCAGCTTCTCGCTGATATAGGCATAGGTGAAGCGGGAGCGCACGAAGGCCCGCGGCAGCAGGCTGGTCATGATCTCTTCCTTCATGGCCTGCTTTTCCTTGCGGCCCACGGGGCGGCCCTGGGCCTGCTCTATCTCGGCCACCTTCTCGTCCAGGGCTTCCTTGACCACGCCGCCGGGCAGCAGTTTTTCTTCCTGGCGCACGCAGATCAGCCAGCTGCCGTCCCCAAAGTGGGCCAGCTCGCCGTTCTCGCGGCGGTTGACCGGGTTCACGAAGCCGTAGCGGGCGATGTCCTGGCTACCGCAGGGGCTGAAGCGGTTGGCGGCGAGCTGGTCGGGAAAGCCGCCGTCCAGGGCCAGGGGCTTGGTGAGACGGTACAACAGCAGATTCTTAAACCACATGGCTTGTCCTTGGCTGGGGGCGAAGGGCCTGAGTATAGGGAAGGGGACTGCCGGGTAAAAGCGTTTCTAAATGCCATGCAGGTCACATTTTTGCGGTTTGGCTGCCCGGCGGCCGGTGCTAGACTGCCGCCCTTTGCGCCGTCCCTGGCGGCGCGCGGCTTCTTTGACAACAAGCATGACAGCCATGGACAAGAATCACGATCTGCTGACGTCGGCGTTTTCCTACCTCAGCAGCGCCATCGACTGGCTCAACGGCCTGCTCTGGGGCTCTGTACTGATCTACCTGCTGATCGGTGTCGGCCTCTACTTCACCCTGCGCCTCAAGTTCATCCAGCTGCGCCATTTCGGCCACATGTTCTCGGTGCTGCGCCACTCCCGCCACGGCGACAAGAACGGCGTCTCCTCCTTCCAGGCCCTCTGCACCTCCCTGGCGGCCCGGGTCGGCACCGGCAACCTGGCCGGCGTGGCCGTGGCCCTGACCCTGGGCGGCCCCGGCGCCATCTTCTGGATGTGGCTGATCGCCTTCATCGGCATGAGCACCAGCTTTGTGGAAAGCACCCTGGCCCAGCTGTTCAAACAGAAGGACAGCCACGGCGCCTTCCGCGGCGGCCCCGCCTACTACATGGAGCGCGGCCTCAAGGCCCGCTGGATGGGCGTGCTCTTCGCCTTCTGCCTGATCCTGGCCTTCGGCCTGGTGTTCTGCGCCGTCCAGTCCAACTCCATAGCCCAGGCCGCCCACGCCGCCTTCGACATGCCCCGCTGGGCCGTGGGCGTGGCCGTGGTGGCCCTGACCGCCTTGGTGATCTTCGGCGGCCTGCGCACCATCGCCGGCGTCGCCGAGATAGTGGTGCCCTTCATGGCCTTCGGCTACCTGGCCGTGGCCCTGGTGGTGGTGGCCATGAACATCCATGAAGTGCCGGCGGTGTTCAGCCTCATCATCAAGTCCGCCTTCGGCCTCAAGGAAGCGACGGCCGGCGCAGCCGGTTACGGCATGGCCCAGGCCATGATGCAGGGCATGAAGCGCGGCCTCTTTTCCAACGAGGCGGGCATGGGTTCCGCTCCCAACGCTGCCGCCACCGCCAGCCCGACACCACCGCACCCGGCCTCCCAGGGCTATGTACAGATGCTGGGGGTCTTCG
This region includes:
- a CDS encoding HAD family hydrolase; translation: MNQANRVAVFDLDHTLIDTDSANGFGLWAHRQGLWQVADLEGQLAHWHRLYVAGALPVAQYLEFIISPLAGKSVAEVAAWVEAFAREEVLPKVRPQAMAALEAHRAAGERVLVASATIAPIVAGICALLGVEELIATELAVMDGRYTGQGMGVPSIGPGKAWRLGQLLGGKPAFLTAYSDSINDLALLSLADSPQVVTPDARLAAVAEVNGWPVHHW
- a CDS encoding YjiH family protein, with translation MENAITAAAQAPQRSRLRNYLMFLVPSLIGISLFMTPLRYQGDITIAIAVVAKSFKALLAAIMPQLLTTVISLSAVLTLVFSLAKPAKVMASPFLRGLFCPSWPWVLIRLLGAVFAVLIFTGTGPAALLSDSTGGLVFGDLLPTLFSVFIFAGLLLPLLLDFGLLEFVGTLMTKIMRPVFQLPGRSAVDCFASWLGDGSVGILLTGKQYEGGFYTQKEAAIIGTTFSAVSITFSLVVLAQVKLESYFLPFYGAICLAGVVAAIIIPRLPPLRGKQDHFICGTPRTGEEESIPGHHGVFSFGLERALHRADNIDSLKKPLTDGIKNAVDMLLGVLPVVMAVGTVALLIAEYSPVFEYLGKPFVPYLKLLGIPEAVEASKTVMVGFADMFIPSVLITGVDNDMTRFVVAAMSVTQLIYLSEVGALLLGSRIPVNFIELLAIFILRTLVTLPVIAGVAHLVF
- a CDS encoding HDOD domain-containing protein, with translation MANENDLLASLIDKIKKNALILPTLPEVALQVRTATEKNEISMEELADIIRQDPALAARVIKVANSAHYRRAMPVDSIQGALARIGMQQIRSLVTAAAMQQLFICTHPIIEDVMMGEWEESVCVSSAACLLLKDYLARGGANPRNLTVDGAQLSGLIHNIGVLPILAEAEEMPDAITSPYLLKKVLNRLAQPLGLNILRNWGFGEDQLKVVKYWKDGAYDASEPDYASFVRLGALACGLLQRHGLDTEALTKDAVAKGLLRSETYFDEPAFTEPFNELKEAFDL
- the rdgC gene encoding recombination-associated protein RdgC, which encodes MWFKNLLLYRLTKPLALDGGFPDQLAANRFSPCGSQDIARYGFVNPVNRRENGELAHFGDGSWLICVRQEEKLLPGGVVKEALDEKVAEIEQAQGRPVGRKEKQAMKEEIMTSLLPRAFVRSRFTYAYISEKLGLVVVDSSAAARAEEVLGLLRKSIGSLPVTPLAAATPVAASLTDWLKTQAPAPFEVEDEAEFKSLLEEGGVIRTKKQALNDEEISTILDNQRLVSKLALSYPDKLSFVLDENLAIKRVKFADLLREENDDIDGADKAARLDADFLLMTRTFEEFIPELINALGGEADQLA
- the yegQ gene encoding tRNA 5-hydroxyuridine modification protein YegQ, coding for MTAPELLCPAGSLKHLEYAFAYGADAVYAGLPRYSLRVRNNSFNAHNLKAGIDRAHELGKKFYLVANIQPHNAKVDSFLKDMAPLIEMGPDALIMSDPGLIMLVREAFPEMPIHLSVQANAINHASVRFWARQGIERVILSRELSLNEIAVIRERCPDVELEVFVHGALCMAFSGRCLLSGYINRRDPNQGACTNACRWQYQAAPASEDGCGQAVQLAEPRLMLLEEKSRPGELMAAEEDEHGSYIFNSKDLRAVQHVAALTAMGVHSLKIEGRTKSHYYVARTAQIYRRAIDDAVAGLPFDDQYLQDLEHLANRGYTEGFLNRHGDAAMQNYQSGAPSSPHQFVGEVTSDEGGWLQIAVKNRFALGDQLLLVTPKGNHGFILETLQNHKGEPMAVAPGDGHQVQIPRPEGADGQMGLLVRLEA
- a CDS encoding YfhL family 4Fe-4S dicluster ferredoxin produces the protein MALRITMECINCEMCEPECPNGAITLGESIFEIDPALCTRCEGYYAEPQCIRVCPLDCIEEAAADP
- a CDS encoding methyl-accepting chemotaxis protein, which encodes MRRNLPVVDSEVLFSDHEELVSTTDLRGIITYANDVFIKVAGFSEEELLGQPHNLVRHPDMPEAAFQDLWTKLKAGRPWRGLVKNRCKDGRFYWVDAYVTPIMEGKHCVGYQSVRRKPSRHLVEKAEKAYARINKGETVKRLVDLRGYLYGGLPVAALSLIALLAFGWTAAIATGLGGLVASLGIFAWLRPLWKLDEQASAYHDLKLSQAIYVGNGFGSGMRFDAMMNWSRNGAVLGRTKDATHALTQVSDDLVRHVTHTRGEVQAQEDEANKMAVAINQLTTTIQEIARSSQNTSDEVRDTHQQCHTARSALKDSSGRINKLQSDVEESARAALALQKETEKVTAIMGEIEGIADQTNLLALNAAIEAARAGEHGRGFAVVADEVRALSSRTQQSAGDIRTSLTGMRRMLDSWRDLMDRNREHAQSCVDGTQEVTLTLDDIFKRVADINDLAAQIATAAEEQGAVATEVNDNILRLKELAESTSSAMDELEQSGLQLSQNTARIEGLAKTFG
- a CDS encoding alanine/glycine:cation symporter family protein; amino-acid sequence: MDKNHDLLTSAFSYLSSAIDWLNGLLWGSVLIYLLIGVGLYFTLRLKFIQLRHFGHMFSVLRHSRHGDKNGVSSFQALCTSLAARVGTGNLAGVAVALTLGGPGAIFWMWLIAFIGMSTSFVESTLAQLFKQKDSHGAFRGGPAYYMERGLKARWMGVLFAFCLILAFGLVFCAVQSNSIAQAAHAAFDMPRWAVGVAVVALTALVIFGGLRTIAGVAEIVVPFMAFGYLAVALVVVAMNIHEVPAVFSLIIKSAFGLKEATAGAAGYGMAQAMMQGMKRGLFSNEAGMGSAPNAAATASPTPPHPASQGYVQMLGVFVDTLVICTATAAIILTSGVDISGGMEGVTLTQTALSSQVGNWGNGFVAVALFFFAFTSIMANYYYAEINVSFLAPGSDNAIRVYRFLALGMVMFGAIGELPIVWAMADVAMALMAIVNLVAILLLSGIAFKLARDYNCQRAAGKTPFFDVRKFPELKSRLAPGVWEQEKP